A region of Selenomonadales bacterium 4137-cl DNA encodes the following proteins:
- a CDS encoding tetratricopeptide repeat protein: MATTNEKATVSARVNVTAVKALKNLKVPLSDVIEAGVFHFLLLDDFAKVKFLIQNNEDVVNLKNLAAAYGEENGNSWPEILRAVLDPGPDGDVKSAVRELKAVAKNVDDRGDEVFFRKRIAGLDTTALLQEAHLHMLRSSFAAALVLYESAVRHFEAEGNEQETGKTLALIGRCQQSLGRYADALDAYERARRVLEQQDLPHELARIFYDRGTCYQLTGRYDEACASFEEARVIFEGLGNYEEVRRSFAGIGACLNFMGDKKRVLEFFDLFIARILRQKELVLAGMAAESRRSPPNEEGN; encoded by the coding sequence ATGGCGACAACGAACGAGAAGGCTACGGTGAGCGCCCGGGTGAATGTGACGGCGGTGAAGGCTCTGAAGAATCTCAAGGTTCCCCTGTCGGATGTTATCGAGGCCGGCGTTTTCCATTTCCTGCTGCTGGACGATTTCGCCAAGGTGAAGTTTCTCATCCAGAATAATGAGGATGTCGTCAATCTGAAGAATCTGGCGGCGGCATACGGCGAGGAAAACGGCAACTCGTGGCCGGAGATCCTCCGCGCCGTCCTCGATCCCGGTCCGGACGGCGATGTGAAGAGCGCGGTGCGGGAGCTGAAGGCGGTGGCCAAGAATGTTGACGACCGCGGCGATGAGGTTTTTTTCCGCAAACGGATCGCCGGTCTGGATACGACCGCGCTTCTGCAGGAGGCTCATCTGCACATGCTGAGGAGCTCTTTCGCGGCGGCGCTGGTGCTGTATGAGAGCGCGGTCAGACATTTCGAGGCCGAGGGCAACGAGCAGGAAACGGGCAAGACGCTTGCTTTGATCGGCCGCTGCCAGCAGAGCCTCGGCCGTTACGCGGACGCGCTCGACGCTTACGAGCGGGCGAGGCGCGTGCTGGAGCAGCAGGACCTGCCCCACGAGCTGGCCCGCATCTTCTATGACCGGGGTACGTGCTACCAGTTGACCGGCCGCTACGATGAGGCCTGCGCCTCGTTCGAGGAAGCCCGCGTCATTTTCGAGGGCCTCGGCAATTACGAGGAGGTGCGCCGGTCGTTTGCGGGCATCGGCGCTTGCCTGAACTTCATGGGCGATAAGAAACGGGTGCTGGAGTTTTTCGATCTTTTTATCGCCAGGATCCTCCGCCAGAAAGAGCTCGTTCTCGCCGGCATGGCCGCGGAAAGCCGGCGATCGCCGCCTAACGAGGAAGGAAATTGA
- the thiW gene encoding energy coupling factor transporter S component ThiW — MDIRKLTFTALFVALGVLTAQLVYIPVGVSKCFPVQHAINILLAVLLGTRYSVNAAFATSLLRNFLGTGSLLAFPGSMIGAALAGILYRRTNSILWAAVGELVGTGLIGALVAFPVAKYLIGSKAGALFFVIPFAVSSAGGAVIACLLYYTPVVGVVREWLGARPR, encoded by the coding sequence GTGGACATCAGAAAACTGACCTTCACCGCCCTGTTCGTCGCCCTCGGCGTACTCACCGCCCAACTTGTCTACATCCCCGTGGGCGTCTCCAAATGCTTCCCCGTCCAGCACGCCATCAACATCCTGCTGGCCGTGCTTCTCGGCACCAGATACTCGGTCAACGCCGCCTTCGCCACCTCGCTCCTGCGCAACTTCCTCGGCACGGGCTCGCTGCTCGCCTTCCCCGGCAGCATGATCGGCGCCGCGCTCGCCGGCATCCTCTACCGCCGGACCAACAGCATCCTCTGGGCGGCGGTCGGCGAACTCGTCGGCACCGGCCTCATCGGCGCGCTGGTCGCCTTCCCGGTCGCCAAATACCTCATCGGCTCCAAGGCTGGCGCCCTGTTCTTCGTCATCCCCTTCGCCGTCAGCTCCGCCGGCGGCGCGGTGATCGCATGCCTGCTCTACTACACCCCGGTCGTCGGCGTCGTCCGCGAGTGGCTCGGCGCCCGGCCCCGCTAA
- a CDS encoding diguanylate cyclase, protein METDGAAFRQQKLSAFQLQSEYLEALHRIALGLMRRRDLDSLLEEITVRAAGLLHTPNAFLYILADDGETMEMKVGVGHHRSQLGARRRPGEGFVGKVWQEGAIAAEQRVWQTGPGGEGATGVAGTIVGVPLWSDRQVIGVLGFNIMAENYLPGEEEKALLQRFAELSSIAVGNARLYAKLQNELAERARVEELLRRQNRHLELLHMLSVRLMTRFEAQELLANILDGACELVETPHGYFYLAAPGASRMEVKVARGFYRGVIGKQLKPGEEMSGRIWQSGQSFVTDDYSTEPGRNPDPGHDAVRAWIGIPLKRGEEVLGVFCLARIATDRTFSAEETVILKQFAELASLALSNARLYEALEGELAERTRAEAALRESEASYRTLAENLPGIVYRVFLRENGRVRFFNAMLQAITGYRPEELTGGGLCPLGGIVAAADRERVEAACQGAIDDNRPFEVEYGITRKDGGARTVIERARPVSGADGPPLYVEGVIMDITAQKSVQDKLLFISTRDGLTSLYNRAYFEAELDRRENAGDGPVGIIVCDINGLKLINDAMGHAVGDIMLVAAAKILKDAFRREDIVARIGGDEYAVLMPDATDRAVEAACRRVRDAIEAYNDTQTGVYLSLSLGHAVGRRCGESIRALLREADNNMYREKLSQSHGTRSAIVQTAIKLLEERDFFADEHADKIGRLALRLARGLGLPEASVAAMRLLAKYHDIGKVGVPDHILRKPGPLTAEERAEVRRHCEIGYRIAQSSSELLPVAEWILKHHEWWNGGGYPVGLSGDQIPRECRILAVVEAYDAMTSDRPYRKAMTHDEAVAEIGRCAGTQFDPAIVRVFLSQLGRCGVSGRRR, encoded by the coding sequence ATGGAAACCGACGGCGCCGCGTTCCGCCAGCAAAAACTGTCCGCGTTCCAATTGCAAAGCGAATACCTGGAAGCGCTGCACCGCATAGCTCTGGGCCTCATGCGCCGCCGGGACCTTGACTCGCTGCTCGAAGAGATAACCGTCCGAGCGGCCGGCCTTCTTCATACCCCGAACGCCTTTCTCTACATTCTTGCCGACGACGGCGAAACGATGGAAATGAAGGTCGGCGTCGGCCACCACCGGTCGCAGCTCGGCGCGCGCCGCCGCCCCGGGGAAGGTTTTGTCGGCAAGGTCTGGCAGGAGGGCGCTATTGCCGCCGAACAGAGGGTGTGGCAAACAGGCCCCGGCGGGGAAGGGGCGACGGGCGTCGCGGGAACGATCGTCGGCGTGCCTTTATGGAGCGACCGGCAAGTTATCGGCGTCCTCGGTTTCAACATCATGGCGGAAAACTATCTTCCCGGCGAGGAAGAAAAAGCCCTGCTCCAGCGGTTCGCGGAGCTGTCCTCCATCGCCGTCGGCAACGCGCGGCTATACGCCAAGCTGCAGAACGAACTCGCCGAACGCGCCCGCGTCGAAGAACTTCTTCGCCGGCAGAACCGCCACCTGGAACTGCTCCATATGCTGTCGGTCCGCCTGATGACCCGCTTCGAAGCGCAGGAACTGCTGGCCAACATCCTCGACGGCGCCTGCGAACTGGTGGAAACCCCACACGGCTACTTTTACCTGGCCGCACCAGGCGCCAGCCGCATGGAAGTCAAAGTCGCCCGGGGTTTCTATCGCGGGGTTATCGGCAAACAGCTCAAGCCTGGCGAAGAAATGTCGGGACGGATATGGCAGAGCGGCCAAAGCTTCGTTACCGACGACTACAGCACGGAACCCGGCCGCAACCCCGACCCCGGCCACGATGCCGTGCGCGCCTGGATCGGCATACCGCTCAAGAGGGGGGAGGAAGTCCTTGGCGTATTCTGCCTCGCCCGTATCGCCACCGACCGGACCTTCAGCGCCGAAGAGACCGTCATCCTCAAGCAGTTCGCCGAACTCGCCTCCCTTGCCCTCAGCAACGCCAGGCTATACGAGGCCCTTGAAGGAGAACTGGCGGAACGGACCCGCGCGGAAGCGGCGCTGCGGGAAAGCGAAGCTTCATACCGCACGCTGGCCGAAAACCTCCCCGGCATCGTCTACCGTGTCTTTCTCCGCGAAAACGGCCGGGTCCGCTTTTTCAACGCCATGCTCCAGGCCATCACCGGCTACCGCCCGGAAGAACTGACCGGCGGCGGGCTGTGCCCGCTGGGGGGAATCGTGGCGGCGGCCGACAGGGAAAGGGTGGAGGCGGCCTGCCAGGGCGCGATCGACGACAACCGGCCGTTCGAGGTCGAATACGGCATCACCCGCAAAGACGGCGGCGCGCGCACCGTCATCGAACGGGCCCGGCCGGTGAGCGGCGCCGACGGGCCGCCCCTGTACGTCGAAGGCGTCATCATGGACATTACCGCCCAGAAAAGCGTACAGGACAAACTACTGTTTATCAGCACCCGCGACGGCCTGACCTCTCTTTACAACCGCGCCTACTTCGAGGCCGAACTCGACCGGCGCGAGAACGCGGGCGACGGGCCTGTCGGCATAATCGTCTGCGACATCAACGGCCTGAAGCTCATCAACGACGCCATGGGGCACGCCGTCGGCGACATCATGCTGGTAGCTGCGGCGAAAATACTCAAAGATGCTTTCCGCCGGGAAGACATCGTCGCCCGCATAGGCGGCGACGAATACGCCGTCCTCATGCCCGACGCCACCGACCGCGCGGTCGAGGCCGCCTGCCGCAGGGTGCGGGATGCCATCGAGGCATACAACGACACGCAAACAGGCGTGTACCTAAGCCTGTCCCTCGGCCACGCGGTCGGGCGGCGGTGCGGCGAAAGCATCCGTGCCCTGCTCCGCGAAGCCGACAACAACATGTACCGCGAAAAACTCAGCCAATCGCACGGCACCCGTAGCGCCATAGTGCAGACAGCCATAAAGCTCCTCGAAGAGCGGGACTTTTTCGCCGACGAACACGCTGACAAGATAGGCCGGTTGGCCTTACGGCTGGCCCGCGGCCTGGGCTTGCCGGAAGCATCCGTCGCCGCCATGCGGCTGTTGGCAAAATACCACGACATCGGCAAAGTCGGCGTTCCCGACCACATCCTCCGCAAGCCCGGACCGCTCACCGCCGAGGAACGGGCGGAAGTGCGGCGACACTGCGAGATAGGCTACCGGATCGCCCAGTCATCGAGCGAGCTTCTGCCTGTCGCCGAATGGATACTGAAGCACCACGAGTGGTGGAACGGCGGCGGATACCCCGTCGGGCTCAGCGGCGACCAGATCCCCCGCGAATGCCGCATCCTCGCCGTAGTCGAGGCTTACGACGCCATGACCAGCGACCGTCCCTACCGCAAAGCCATGACCCACGACGAAGCCGTGGCGGAAATCGGGCGTTGCGCCGGCACCCAGTTCGACCCCGCAATAGTGCGCGTATTCCTCAGCCAGCTCGGACGCTGCGGCGTATCCGGCCGCAGACGCTGA
- a CDS encoding epoxyqueuosine reductase, giving the protein MRLEQLAAAAANFAAESPLNRVPSLGGLQIFDPPLMGVAAPDDPLFARLKEPAAIGPHHLSPHEWLPAAGAVVSYFLPFTAAVRHANRQPGLPAAEWLYGRFEGEMFNDALRRHLADLLAQAGHQALVPVLEPRFAVVERRSNWSERHVAHIAGLGTFSLNCSLITTRGAAGRLGSLVTSLALEPTPRPYTGTHEYCTNCGACIGRCPPAAIDGNGKRHQPCSDYLDAVKIRFQPRYGCGKCQTAVPCEDRIPGR; this is encoded by the coding sequence ATGCGGCTTGAACAATTAGCGGCGGCGGCGGCGAACTTCGCGGCCGAAAGCCCGCTGAACCGGGTGCCGTCGCTCGGCGGCCTGCAAATTTTCGACCCGCCGCTCATGGGCGTCGCCGCGCCCGACGACCCGCTCTTCGCCCGCCTGAAAGAACCGGCAGCCATCGGGCCCCACCACCTTTCGCCCCATGAATGGCTGCCCGCCGCGGGCGCCGTGGTATCCTACTTTCTGCCCTTCACCGCCGCCGTGCGCCACGCCAATCGCCAGCCCGGCCTGCCCGCCGCCGAATGGCTCTACGGCCGGTTCGAAGGGGAAATGTTCAACGACGCGCTGCGCCGCCACCTGGCCGACCTCCTCGCTCAGGCCGGCCACCAGGCCCTCGTGCCCGTCCTTGAACCGCGCTTCGCCGTCGTAGAGCGGCGCAGCAACTGGTCGGAGCGGCATGTCGCCCACATCGCCGGCCTGGGAACCTTCAGCCTCAACTGCTCCCTCATCACCACCCGCGGTGCCGCCGGCCGGCTCGGCAGCCTCGTCACCAGCCTGGCGCTTGAGCCCACCCCGCGCCCCTACACCGGCACCCACGAATACTGCACCAACTGCGGCGCCTGCATCGGCCGCTGCCCGCCGGCCGCCATCGACGGGAACGGCAAGCGCCACCAGCCCTGCTCGGATTACCTCGACGCCGTGAAAATTCGCTTTCAGCCGCGGTACGGCTGCGGGAAATGCCAGACCGCCGTGCCCTGCGAGGACCGTATCCCCGGCCGATAA
- a CDS encoding MATE family efflux transporter produces MPANARQATDDRSSLGRKNIGTLIWDFSVPAITGMLVNALYNIVDSIFVGHGVGAVGLAAVTIAFPIMIAFMGFGMLVGVGATTLVSIRIGQQNIAEAEKILGNAFVLGLTVAVSMSAVLLSFLDPVLALLGAEETVLPYARDFTSVILAGSVFMFTGFGLNNIIRAEGHPRIAMMTMILSAFLNTLLNPLFIFVLGLGIKGSALATVISQAVSAAWVIAHFRSRRSLLRLRGANMAPDRRLIAKIVVMGSSAFFMQIAASFVAGLFNNILIIHGGQTAVAAMGIINRVSLLVLMPIFGISQGTQPVIGYNYGAKNFRRVREAVIKGSIAATAVAVTGFVIVELFDAYIIRMFSSEADLIALGATGLKIFMAMLPVIGFQVMGAGFFQAIGKPMHSLLLSMSRQLLILIPALLILPRFIGLQGVWLAGPIADFGAALVTAALVVAQVRRLAAAEEEFSPRG; encoded by the coding sequence TTGCCGGCAAACGCGCGCCAAGCAACGGACGACCGCAGCAGCCTGGGACGAAAAAACATCGGTACCCTCATCTGGGATTTCTCCGTGCCCGCCATCACCGGCATGCTCGTCAACGCCCTCTACAACATCGTCGACAGCATCTTCGTCGGCCACGGCGTGGGCGCTGTCGGCCTGGCGGCGGTCACCATCGCCTTCCCGATAATGATCGCCTTCATGGGTTTCGGCATGCTCGTCGGCGTCGGCGCTACCACCCTCGTATCCATCCGCATCGGCCAGCAGAACATCGCCGAAGCCGAAAAAATCCTCGGCAACGCCTTCGTCCTCGGACTGACGGTTGCCGTGAGCATGTCGGCCGTCCTGCTTTCCTTCCTCGACCCCGTCCTCGCCCTCCTTGGAGCGGAAGAGACCGTACTGCCATACGCCCGCGACTTCACCTCCGTCATCCTCGCCGGCAGCGTCTTCATGTTCACCGGGTTTGGGCTCAACAACATCATCCGCGCCGAAGGCCACCCCCGCATCGCCATGATGACGATGATCCTGTCCGCCTTCCTCAACACCCTCCTCAACCCCCTGTTCATCTTCGTCCTCGGCCTCGGCATCAAAGGCTCGGCGCTCGCCACCGTCATCTCGCAGGCCGTATCCGCCGCATGGGTGATCGCCCATTTCCGCAGCCGGCGGAGCCTGCTTCGGCTGCGCGGCGCCAACATGGCGCCCGACCGGCGGCTTATCGCAAAAATCGTCGTCATGGGCTCGTCGGCCTTCTTCATGCAGATTGCCGCCAGCTTCGTCGCCGGCCTGTTCAACAACATCCTCATCATCCACGGCGGGCAGACGGCCGTGGCCGCGATGGGCATCATCAACCGCGTCTCGCTGCTCGTCCTCATGCCCATCTTCGGCATCAGCCAGGGTACCCAGCCGGTCATCGGCTACAACTACGGAGCGAAAAACTTCAGGCGGGTCAGGGAAGCGGTGATCAAGGGCAGCATCGCCGCCACCGCCGTCGCCGTCACCGGCTTCGTCATCGTCGAACTGTTCGACGCCTATATCATCCGCATGTTCAGCTCCGAAGCCGACCTCATCGCCCTGGGCGCGACCGGGCTTAAAATATTCATGGCCATGCTGCCCGTCATCGGCTTCCAGGTCATGGGGGCGGGCTTCTTCCAGGCGATCGGCAAACCCATGCACTCCCTGCTGCTCAGCATGTCCCGGCAGCTTCTCATCCTCATCCCGGCGCTACTGATCCTGCCGCGCTTCATCGGCCTGCAGGGTGTATGGCTCGCCGGGCCGATCGCCGACTTCGGCGCCGCGCTCGTCACCGCTGCCCTCGTCGTCGCCCAGGTCAGGCGGCTGGCCGCAGCCGAAGAGGAATTTTCGCCGCGCGGGTAG
- a CDS encoding amino acid racemase produces MKKFGLVGGIGPASTLDYYKGIIDAYRDKTGGVSYPLMVIDSLNLDEMYALAANKTWPEFTDRLVASVETLAAGGAEFAAMAANTAHIVFDAVSARSPLPLVSIVEETCKKARDGGCRRVIIFGTAFTMSSGLYADAFARYGIDAFVPTVEEQQAIHNVIFPNLQAGIVLPEDKNTVLRIARRMLAAENADALILGCTELPLIIKDGDLDAIILDTTRIHIEAIVNRLLA; encoded by the coding sequence ATGAAAAAATTCGGACTGGTGGGCGGGATCGGCCCCGCGTCCACGCTCGACTACTACAAGGGGATAATCGACGCCTACCGGGACAAAACCGGCGGCGTCAGCTACCCCCTCATGGTCATCGACAGCCTCAACCTCGACGAAATGTATGCCCTGGCGGCGAACAAAACCTGGCCCGAATTCACCGACCGCCTTGTCGCCTCGGTCGAAACCCTGGCCGCCGGCGGCGCCGAATTCGCGGCCATGGCGGCCAACACCGCCCACATCGTCTTCGACGCGGTCAGCGCCCGCTCCCCGCTGCCCCTCGTCAGCATCGTCGAGGAAACATGCAAGAAGGCGCGGGACGGCGGCTGCCGCCGCGTAATCATCTTCGGCACCGCCTTCACGATGAGCAGCGGGCTATACGCGGACGCGTTCGCCAGATACGGCATCGACGCCTTCGTTCCCACCGTGGAAGAGCAGCAGGCCATCCACAACGTCATCTTCCCGAACCTCCAGGCAGGCATCGTCCTCCCCGAGGACAAAAACACAGTGCTGCGGATCGCCAGGAGGATGCTCGCCGCCGAAAACGCCGACGCCCTCATCCTCGGCTGCACCGAGTTGCCGCTGATAATCAAGGACGGCGACCTGGACGCCATCATCCTCGACACCACCCGGATACACATCGAGGCGATCGTAAATCGCCTCCTGGCCTAG
- the thiM gene encoding hydroxyethylthiazole kinase, with translation MELLQEIAATFAAIKANTPLVHHLTNYVTANDSANITLACGASPVMAADPGEATDMVAKAGALVLNIGTLNAAAVDTMIATGRRAGDLGVPIILDPVGAGATPARTDAAGRIVRETSPAVIRGNAAEIKTVAGLSAAIRGVDSAADEPGGEAVAAGLARRLGCVVALTGRTDIVAGAGRVCRIANGHPWLARVTGTGCMATSLIGCCLGAGASPYAAAVTGLVVMGVAGELAHRSLGPEDGIGTFRVKLFDAVFNLTPELLVSHAKISETRED, from the coding sequence ATGGAGCTTTTGCAGGAAATCGCCGCCACCTTTGCCGCCATAAAGGCGAACACCCCCCTCGTCCATCACCTGACCAACTACGTCACCGCCAACGACAGCGCCAACATCACCCTCGCCTGCGGCGCCTCCCCCGTCATGGCCGCCGACCCCGGCGAAGCCACCGACATGGTCGCCAAAGCCGGTGCCCTGGTCCTCAACATCGGCACCCTCAACGCCGCCGCCGTCGACACCATGATCGCCACCGGCCGGCGGGCCGGCGACCTCGGCGTCCCCATAATCCTCGACCCGGTGGGCGCCGGCGCCACCCCGGCCCGCACCGACGCCGCCGGCCGCATCGTTCGCGAAACCAGCCCGGCGGTAATCAGAGGCAACGCCGCGGAAATCAAAACCGTCGCCGGCCTCAGCGCCGCCATTCGCGGCGTTGACTCGGCCGCCGACGAACCCGGCGGCGAAGCCGTTGCCGCCGGCCTTGCCCGTCGCCTCGGCTGCGTCGTAGCCCTCACCGGCCGGACCGACATCGTCGCCGGCGCCGGTCGCGTCTGCCGCATCGCCAACGGCCACCCCTGGCTGGCGCGCGTCACCGGCACGGGCTGCATGGCCACCTCGCTGATCGGCTGCTGCCTGGGAGCGGGCGCCTCGCCCTACGCCGCCGCCGTTACCGGCCTCGTGGTCATGGGCGTCGCCGGCGAACTCGCCCACCGGTCGCTTGGCCCGGAGGACGGCATCGGCACCTTCCGCGTCAAACTCTTCGACGCCGTCTTCAATCTGACGCCCGAGCTCCTCGTCAGTCACGCGAAAATCTCTGAAACACGGGAGGATTGA